The Brachyhypopomus gauderio isolate BG-103 chromosome 1, BGAUD_0.2, whole genome shotgun sequence genome includes a window with the following:
- the cnep1r1 gene encoding nuclear envelope phosphatase-regulatory subunit 1 produces MTSLEQAEDLKAFERRLTEYVSCLQPATGRWRMILIVVSVCTATGAWNWLIDPDTQKVSFFSSLWNHPFFTISCVTLIGLFFAGIHKRVVAPSIIAARCRTVLAEYNMSCDDTGKLILKPRPHIQ; encoded by the exons ATGACTTCTCTAGAACAAGCCGAAG ATCTGAAGGCCTTTGAGAGGAGATTGACTGAGTATGTCTCCTGCTTGCAACCAGCCACAGGCCGGTGGCGAA TGATTTTGATTGTGGTGTCAGTATGCACAGCAACCGGAGCATGGAACTGGTTAATAGATCCAGACACCCAGAAG GTGTCCTTCTTTTCGTCTCTATGGAATCATCCGTTTTTCACCATCAGCTGCGTCACTCTCATCGGACTGTTCTTTGCTGGAATACACAAACGTGTTGTTGCACCATCAAT TATTGCTGCACGGTGCCGGACAGTACTAGCAGAATACAACATGTCCTGTGATGAT ACAGGGAAACTTATTCTAAAGCCGCGGCCTCACATCCAGTAG
- the LOC143526814 gene encoding arylamine N-acetyltransferase, pineal gland isozyme NAT-3-like, with translation MDLKEYFKRVGFSGPFERPDLATLCTVHKLHVMMVPFENLSLHCGERNTMDLLVIYDKIVRSHRGGWCCENNFLFSWALKEMGYKCNILGSKVFDTHNNDFDSMESHLINLIEIDGKSYIADVGYGTWGQLWHPIELIAGKDQPQPPGVFRLLNDGERWTLEKTGRKPMVLNEASTNRSRINKPLTKTMYSFTLMPRSPCDFLEAVEYLQTSPESMYTHKSLCSLQLPTGYRALIGWTYVEVTFNPEDDVDLFDMKDIPDAEIEMILRERFHVTLVHKLTPKNDKR, from the coding sequence ATGGATCTGAAGGAGTACTTCAAAAGGGTGGGGTTCAGCGGCCCGTTTGAGAGACCCGACCTGGCCACGCTCTGTACTGTGCACAAGCTGCATGTCATGATGGTTCCCTTCGAGAATCTCAGCCTCCACTGTGGAGAAAGGAACACCATGGACCTGCTGGTCATCTATGACAAAATCGTTCGCAGTCACCGTGGAGGATGGTGCTGTGAGAATAACTTCCTCTTCTCCTGGGCCCTGAAAGAGATGGGCTACAAATGCAATATACTGGGTTCCAAGGTCTTCGACACGCATAATAACGACTTCGACTCCATGGAGTCGCATCTCATCAACCTGATCGAGATCGACGGCAAGTCGTATATTGCTGATGTAGGTTATGGCACATGGGGCCAACTCTGGCACCCGATAGAACTTATTGCAGGCAAAGACCAACCACAGCCTCCAGGAGTGTTCCGCCTACTGAATGACGGTGAGAGGTGGACCCTGGAGAAGACGGGGAGGAAACCGATGGTGCTGAACGAAGCCTCCACCAACCGCAGTCGCATCAACAAGCCCCTGACGAAGACCATGTACAGCTTCACGTTAATGCCACGCAGCCCTTGCGATTTTCTCGAGGCAGTCGAATACCTGCAGACCAGTCCTGAGTCCATGTACACCCACAAATCCCTGTGTTCCCTGCAGCTTCCCACAGGCTACAGGGCCCTGATTGGTTGGACCTATGTTGAGGTCACATTCAACCCTGAGGATGATGTGGACCTCTTCGATATGAAAGACATACCAGATGCTGAGATAGAAATGATACTAAGGGAAAGGTTTCATGTTACTTTGGTACATAAACTGACTCCTAAAAATGACAAAAGATAA